In one Colletotrichum destructivum chromosome 2, complete sequence genomic region, the following are encoded:
- a CDS encoding Putative six-bladed beta-propeller, TolB, SMP-30/Gluconolactonase/LRE-like region → MASGELNQDGQQQPQQQQQQQHKEAPRPVSSSEPPPPITTGSRYGFSQFFDGIGLSRDSLAFNVPSLQQVALWFQAAASMSLINVDLLALATGGAGYLASINAANLSTPAISLLAYQPSFADIIGTNATARKIADLDWQAFHEGGVYNKRDNTMYISSNYQSLADNINITVLSLDDLSVRSTQFPDLAEANGGSSYYPPGADQSAPPPMQVWCDQGDFDAYSKLLAVDVNTNKTEPLIIGFNGRNFSAVNDVRQHPVTGDLWFTDAEYGFYQHFRPASQVPRHVYRFEPATGVVQVVADGIQQPNGIEFSPDYKTLYVSDTGAQRFDANLTGSATIYAYDIVGDKRLANRRVFAYADSGFPDGVHTDTDGNVWGGCGDGVHIWNPDGILLGKIHLGETSNNFAFAPGKVFVFSNYRLWVVEGINALGREVCKDFGADSDARCRK, encoded by the coding sequence ATGGCTTCAGGAGAACTGAATCAGgacgggcagcagcagccgcagcagcagcagcagcagcagcataAAGAAGCTCCCCGTCCCGTATCCTCTTCTGAGCCTCCTCCACCCATCACTACCGGCTCTCGTTACGGCTTCTCCCAGTTCTTTGACGGAATCGGTCTCTCCCGCGACAGCTTAGCCTTCAACGTCCCCTCGCTCCAGCAAGTCGCCCTCTGgttccaggccgccgccagcatgtctctcatcaacgtcgacctcctcgccctcgccaccggcggcgccggctaCCTTGCctccatcaacgccgccaaccTCAGCACGCCGGCCATCTCGCTGCTGGCGTACCAGCCCTCCTtcgccgacatcatcggcaCCAACGCCACGGCCCGCAAgatcgccgacctcgactgGCAGGCCTTccacgagggcggcgtctACAACAAGCGGGACAACACCATGTACATCTCGTCCAACTACCAGTCCCTCgccgacaacatcaacatcaccgtcctctctctcgacgacctctCCGTCCGCAGCACCCAGTTCCCTGACCTCGCCGAAGCCAACGGCGGCTCCTCTTACTACCCGCCCGGCGCTGACCAGTCCGCCCCGCCGCCCATGCAGGTCTGGTGCGACCAGGGCGACTTTGACGCCTACTCCAagctgctcgccgtcgacgtcaacACCAACAAGACGGAGCCcctcatcatcggcttcAACGGCCGCAACTTCAGCGCCGTCAACGACGTGAGGCAGCACCCCGTCACCGGCGACCTCTGGttcaccgacgccgagtaCGGCTTCTACCAGCACTTCCGCCCCGCCTCCCAGGTGCCCAGGCACGTCTACCGCTTCGAGCCCGCCACCggcgtcgtccaggtcgtcgccgacggcatccaGCAGCCCAACGGCATCGAGTTCTCCCCGGACTACAAGACCCTCTACGTCTCCGACACGGGCGCCCAGCGCTTCGACGCGAACCTCACCGGATCGGCCACCATCTACGCCTACGACATCGTCGGCGACAAGAGGCTCGCCAACCGCCGCGTCTTCGCCTACGCCGACTCCGGCTTCCCCGACGGCGTCCACACCGACACGGATGGCAACGTCTGgggcggctgcggcgacggcgtccacATCTGGAACCCGGACGGCATCCTGCTTGGCAAGATCCACCTCGGTGAGACCTCCAACAACTTCGCCTTCGCCCCGGGCAAGGTCTTTGTCTTCTCCAACTACCGCCTGtgggtcgtcgagggcatcaaCGCCCTCGGCCGGGAGGTCTGCAAGGACTTTGGCGCCGACAGCGACGCGAGATGCCGCAAGTAG